Proteins from one Prevotella sp. E2-28 genomic window:
- a CDS encoding DegT/DnrJ/EryC1/StrS aminotransferase family protein — protein sequence MAYKIPLFNLNFDEREAQAAYDTIKSGWISTGPKNAELEQMFIDMWKVKYAVSMSNCTDALHVCCMVCGFGPGDEVICPSLTFAASCNCIRYVGATPVFADIVGPDHINIDPADIERKITPRTKGIVVVHMAGFPAKMDEIMAIAKKHNLKVVEDACHGPLSEYKGQKLGTIGDCAAFSFFSNKNISTGEGGMFITNNEEMEKKARLIRSHGMSTMSYQRASGHATEYDITCLGYNFRMDDIRAAIAIEQLKKLPGDLETRIKVRKHYIDRLSKIEGVVVPFADNKEFVSNYILPTVLLNSTKERRNKIREYIHEAGVQTSVHYPAAHKFSTYKELGAVLPQTEYVTDNEITLPMYAALTEEQVDFICDTFERALKEVK from the coding sequence ATGGCATACAAAATTCCTCTTTTTAATCTGAACTTCGACGAGCGCGAGGCTCAGGCAGCGTATGATACGATTAAGTCCGGCTGGATTTCCACCGGTCCGAAGAATGCTGAATTAGAGCAGATGTTTATTGATATGTGGAAAGTCAAGTATGCAGTCTCTATGTCGAACTGCACCGATGCCCTTCACGTGTGCTGCATGGTCTGCGGTTTTGGTCCTGGTGATGAGGTGATTTGCCCCTCTCTGACCTTTGCCGCTTCTTGCAACTGCATCCGTTATGTGGGTGCAACTCCGGTTTTTGCAGATATTGTTGGCCCAGACCACATCAACATCGACCCTGCTGACATTGAGCGCAAGATTACCCCCAGGACTAAGGGTATAGTGGTGGTACACATGGCTGGTTTCCCTGCCAAGATGGACGAGATTATGGCCATTGCTAAAAAGCATAACCTCAAAGTGGTTGAGGATGCTTGCCATGGCCCGCTTTCTGAATACAAAGGTCAGAAACTTGGAACCATTGGTGATTGTGCCGCTTTCAGTTTCTTCTCAAACAAGAATATTTCTACCGGTGAGGGTGGTATGTTCATCACCAACAACGAGGAGATGGAGAAGAAAGCCCGTTTGATTCGTTCTCATGGTATGAGCACCATGAGCTACCAGCGTGCAAGCGGTCATGCTACCGAGTATGACATCACTTGCTTGGGCTACAACTTCCGTATGGATGACATTCGTGCTGCTATTGCCATTGAGCAGCTGAAGAAACTTCCTGGTGACCTTGAGACTCGTATCAAGGTGCGTAAGCACTACATTGACCGCCTGAGCAAGATTGAAGGCGTTGTTGTACCTTTCGCAGACAACAAAGAGTTTGTAAGTAACTATATCCTGCCAACAGTTCTTCTCAATTCAACAAAGGAACGTAGAAATAAGATTCGTGAATATATACATGAAGCAGGCGTACAGACCTCTGTTCACTATCCAGCTGCTCATAAGTTCTCAACTTATAAGGAACTTGGTGCTGTTCTGCCCCAGACAGAGTATGTAACAGATAATGAGATTACTCTCCCGATGTATGCAGCATTGACAGAGGAGCAGGTCGATTTTATCTGCGATACTTTTGAGCGTGCGCTCAAAGAGGTTAAATAA
- a CDS encoding GxxExxY protein, with protein MNLIEEHNKKYQFFSDITGVAMKVHSKFRAGLLESAYEAALKYLLEQQGYKVERQVELPIYWEDVKLDQKYRMDLVVNDNIILELKAVNFVDKEHRRQLFNYLNLTHMTYGMLINFGPKGLFSEWYERYSDGEIEKIKLF; from the coding sequence ATGAACCTCATAGAAGAGCATAATAAAAAATATCAGTTCTTCAGTGATATTACAGGTGTGGCGATGAAAGTACACAGTAAGTTTCGTGCAGGTTTGTTGGAATCAGCATACGAAGCAGCCCTCAAATACCTTTTGGAACAGCAAGGTTACAAGGTAGAAAGACAGGTTGAACTGCCTATCTACTGGGAAGATGTAAAACTTGACCAGAAATACAGAATGGATCTCGTGGTCAATGACAACATCATCCTAGAGTTGAAAGCTGTCAACTTTGTGGATAAGGAACATCGAAGACAGCTTTTCAACTACTTGAACCTTACTCACATGACTTATGGTATGCTGATAAACTTTGGTCCGAAAGGACTTTTCTCTGAGTGGTATGAGCGGTATTCAGACGGTGAGATAGAGAAGATTAAACTGTTCTAA
- a CDS encoding ATP-grasp domain-containing protein: MEEKKKVLIFGVGELQRSIIDRAKKMGLYTVGIDPCADATCKNCVDAFEVVPGQDYEGHCAVIEKYGIDAIVTAATDKPLVMMARLAEKYGFPFYSVETARWSTDKFQMKERFELGGVPHAQGRLISKVEEAEGLVFPVIVKPRDNSGSRGVKLCRDKNELQISIDEALENTKLDTVLVEEFIEGPEYSIESLHHDGKSEVIQFTEKKTTEFPYNVELGHIQPANISDENKQKIREIIAKIGKVLNFENCPSHTELKVNDRGVFVIETSPRLGGDYITSTLTPLSTGVNLEDELLKISLGEAINPSPKAVQYSGVRFFSFKEGSVIKHVPNEEFVKGWPHVVDFSFNLQKGEKVHQITSSLNRYGHITLIAGNRESIDDAFEKYEKAILEKCLND; encoded by the coding sequence ATGGAAGAAAAAAAGAAAGTATTAATATTTGGTGTAGGCGAGCTACAACGCTCAATCATTGACCGAGCCAAGAAGATGGGGCTTTATACCGTGGGCATAGATCCTTGTGCGGATGCAACCTGCAAGAATTGTGTTGATGCCTTTGAGGTAGTGCCTGGCCAAGACTATGAGGGTCATTGTGCTGTTATTGAGAAGTATGGCATTGACGCCATTGTTACAGCAGCCACAGACAAGCCCCTTGTGATGATGGCTCGTTTGGCTGAAAAGTATGGATTCCCGTTCTACAGCGTTGAGACAGCCCGATGGAGTACAGACAAGTTCCAGATGAAGGAACGTTTTGAACTTGGTGGTGTACCTCATGCTCAGGGTCGCTTAATCTCTAAGGTCGAAGAGGCTGAAGGCTTGGTATTCCCTGTGATTGTGAAACCTCGTGACAATTCTGGTAGTCGTGGCGTAAAACTCTGTCGTGACAAGAACGAACTTCAAATCAGTATTGACGAAGCTTTGGAGAATACCAAGTTGGATACCGTATTGGTAGAGGAGTTCATAGAAGGCCCTGAATATAGTATTGAGAGCTTGCATCACGATGGTAAGAGTGAGGTTATTCAGTTTACTGAGAAAAAGACCACAGAGTTCCCTTACAATGTAGAGTTAGGCCATATCCAGCCTGCTAATATCTCTGATGAGAATAAGCAGAAGATTCGTGAGATAATAGCAAAGATTGGCAAAGTTCTGAACTTCGAGAATTGTCCTTCCCATACTGAGCTGAAGGTTAACGACCGTGGTGTCTTTGTCATTGAGACAAGCCCTCGCTTGGGAGGTGACTATATTACATCTACATTAACGCCACTTTCAACAGGTGTGAACCTCGAAGATGAATTACTGAAGATTTCTTTGGGTGAAGCTATTAATCCTTCGCCAAAAGCAGTACAATACTCAGGTGTACGCTTTTTCTCATTTAAGGAGGGTAGTGTCATCAAACATGTACCAAACGAAGAGTTTGTAAAAGGCTGGCCACATGTGGTTGATTTCTCATTCAATCTACAAAAGGGCGAGAAGGTACACCAGATTACATCCAGCTTGAATAGATATGGACATATCACGCTAATAGCTGGGAATAGAGAGTCAATTGATGATGCCTTTGAGAAATACGAGAAGGCTATACTTGAAAAATGTTTGAACGATTAA
- a CDS encoding peptidase, producing MKYYTMKETREFLESIGMPGGDLYDLPTSEKRFPDGGQYRFEVPGIQGPGPMKALLEALDEFGVKIHRVTQTKGIMFLTDDEIRQMVEYAKKWDVQLILACGPRATTDTSASVKTEEGQRMGYRLRGEEQIARGIEEIKRGVRLGVRGFMVYDEGLLWVLNEARKKGVIPADCHFKVSAHSGHGNPCSAHVLESLGADSINPVRDIQVQMLAGIRAAIDVPIDLHTENPKSSGGFIRHYEVPDFIRVAAPVYLKTGGSVAANHSYDTTEKEARQRAKQVLLVKRVIDEYYPEAIVSPK from the coding sequence ATGAAGTACTACACAATGAAAGAAACCCGCGAGTTCTTGGAGAGTATTGGAATGCCAGGTGGTGATTTGTATGATTTACCGACCTCTGAAAAACGTTTCCCAGATGGAGGCCAGTATCGTTTTGAAGTGCCAGGGATTCAAGGGCCAGGCCCAATGAAAGCCCTTTTGGAGGCTCTTGATGAATTTGGCGTAAAGATTCATCGTGTGACCCAGACCAAGGGTATTATGTTCCTCACAGATGATGAAATCCGTCAGATGGTGGAATATGCTAAGAAATGGGATGTGCAGCTCATTTTGGCATGTGGCCCAAGAGCTACTACTGATACTTCTGCATCAGTAAAGACGGAGGAAGGCCAGCGTATGGGCTACCGCCTTCGTGGTGAAGAACAGATTGCTCGCGGTATTGAGGAAATCAAACGTGGTGTAAGACTCGGTGTTCGTGGATTTATGGTCTATGATGAGGGGTTGCTTTGGGTTTTGAATGAGGCTCGCAAGAAAGGCGTTATCCCTGCAGATTGTCATTTCAAGGTGAGTGCTCACAGCGGTCATGGTAATCCGTGTTCTGCACATGTTTTGGAGTCGTTAGGTGCAGACAGTATCAATCCTGTTCGTGATATTCAGGTACAGATGCTGGCAGGAATACGTGCAGCTATTGACGTGCCCATTGACCTGCATACTGAGAATCCTAAGTCGTCAGGAGGCTTTATTCGCCACTATGAGGTGCCTGACTTTATCCGAGTAGCAGCACCTGTATATTTGAAGACAGGTGGTAGTGTGGCTGCAAACCACAGTTATGATACTACCGAAAAAGAGGCCAGACAGCGTGCCAAGCAGGTGTTGTTGGTGAAGAGAGTAATAGATGAGTATTATCCAGAGGCAATTGTTTCTCCGAAATAA
- a CDS encoding acyltransferase family protein, with translation MERDNRIDTLKGVLISFVVLGHCLLWGGQKSVFANWIYLFHMPFFVFLSGYLTHANSHSFWKGVLSVAESYIVYQLLKGFLLGYSSIALLTTPAPMMWYLFALIIWRCLYYLWNNIIEDKSKKLRSNLNIIMAVVWVALGLFVGLFCQFGKVFALSRIIVFAPFFWFGTMAQEYDFISFCKKIPRWTALLILVATLGFIVWLTPQGWLDVRETVRCVKCYDMIGGTMIGLAGRTAYYVLAIVISIALTTLVIENKIISRIGKDSLKYYLFHGVILMFMSFFNVPWTWWLSVSYFVVIMTCIYLINKTKLSDLAIRPVHFLNGVINKKQNNNG, from the coding sequence GTGGAAAGAGACAATAGAATAGATACTCTTAAAGGGGTATTGATTTCATTTGTAGTTTTGGGGCATTGCCTGCTCTGGGGGGGGCAAAAATCCGTATTTGCGAATTGGATTTATCTCTTCCATATGCCCTTTTTTGTATTCCTTTCTGGGTATCTTACACATGCAAATAGCCACTCCTTTTGGAAAGGTGTTTTGTCCGTAGCAGAGTCGTATATTGTATATCAACTCTTAAAAGGATTCTTGTTAGGTTATTCTTCGATTGCCTTGTTGACGACACCAGCACCAATGATGTGGTATCTGTTTGCATTGATTATTTGGAGGTGTCTTTACTATCTTTGGAATAACATTATAGAAGATAAATCTAAAAAGCTACGTAGCAACCTCAATATTATTATGGCTGTAGTTTGGGTTGCATTGGGATTGTTTGTGGGATTGTTCTGTCAATTTGGAAAGGTGTTCGCACTAAGTCGAATAATTGTTTTTGCACCATTCTTTTGGTTTGGAACAATGGCGCAGGAATATGACTTTATCAGTTTCTGCAAAAAGATACCACGATGGACAGCGTTATTAATACTAGTGGCAACACTTGGTTTTATCGTATGGTTGACGCCTCAAGGGTGGTTGGACGTTCGTGAAACGGTACGTTGTGTAAAATGCTACGACATGATAGGTGGGACTATGATTGGTTTGGCAGGCAGAACCGCATATTATGTCTTAGCGATTGTTATTAGCATTGCCTTGACAACTCTTGTCATTGAGAACAAGATTATAAGTCGTATAGGAAAGGATTCACTAAAGTATTACCTTTTCCACGGAGTTATCCTTATGTTCATGAGTTTTTTCAATGTGCCTTGGACTTGGTGGCTTTCTGTTAGTTATTTTGTTGTGATAATGACATGTATATATCTGATTAATAAGACAAAACTATCAGATTTAGCTATAAGACCAGTTCATTTCCTAAATGGAGTTATTAATAAGAAACAGAATAATAATGGCTAA
- a CDS encoding Ldh family oxidoreductase, with the protein MANQVRISIDNLKQVVMETLAKVGVSEEHAAIILDTILFANRRGVATHGVGRLPLYVHKIAAGHYNPKNDIEVLADNAAYALLDAKNGFGQVVAYKATKMAIEKAKKYGVAVVGVRNSNNFGTAGYFGDMAAREGCAAMVYANAAPAIAPTGGNKTIFGTNPLCYAYPGDENHDPILLDMATTIAARGKIRLAAKNGEKIPFDWAIGPDGQPTDDPNVALKGSLLPIGGYKGYGLSMFVDIFAGMLTGSHYAGGVKNLSKMDEDSGNGHLFVVIDLDKFMTADEKKERITHFYESVKACGEEGKIFMPGEIEYIKMKKAVETIQISSKQFEDVNAVAKEVGATSRLIEIAE; encoded by the coding sequence ATGGCTAATCAAGTTAGAATATCAATAGATAACCTGAAGCAAGTGGTTATGGAAACTCTTGCTAAGGTTGGTGTGTCAGAAGAGCATGCTGCAATCATTCTTGATACGATACTCTTTGCAAACCGACGTGGGGTTGCTACTCATGGAGTTGGTCGTCTGCCGCTGTATGTACACAAAATAGCAGCTGGGCATTATAACCCCAAGAATGACATAGAGGTTTTGGCTGATAATGCAGCATACGCTTTGTTAGACGCAAAGAATGGCTTCGGACAGGTTGTAGCTTATAAGGCCACCAAAATGGCTATAGAGAAAGCCAAGAAATACGGAGTTGCTGTAGTCGGTGTAAGAAACAGTAATAACTTTGGAACTGCAGGTTACTTTGGTGACATGGCTGCCCGTGAAGGATGTGCTGCGATGGTATATGCGAATGCTGCTCCAGCAATTGCACCTACAGGCGGCAACAAAACCATTTTTGGCACCAATCCTTTGTGCTATGCATATCCAGGTGATGAAAATCATGACCCAATCCTGTTGGATATGGCCACTACTATTGCAGCTCGTGGCAAGATTCGTCTGGCGGCAAAGAATGGTGAGAAGATTCCGTTTGACTGGGCAATCGGACCTGACGGACAGCCTACAGATGATCCTAATGTGGCATTGAAGGGTTCCTTGCTTCCGATAGGAGGTTATAAGGGCTATGGTTTGAGTATGTTCGTTGACATTTTTGCAGGAATGTTGACGGGTTCACACTATGCTGGTGGCGTGAAGAATCTGAGCAAGATGGATGAAGATTCTGGTAATGGTCATCTGTTTGTTGTTATAGACTTGGATAAGTTTATGACAGCAGACGAGAAGAAAGAACGAATTACTCATTTCTATGAGTCCGTCAAGGCATGTGGAGAAGAAGGTAAGATATTTATGCCAGGTGAGATAGAATACATAAAAATGAAGAAAGCTGTAGAAACGATACAGATTAGTTCCAAACAGTTTGAAGATGTAAATGCCGTAGCAAAGGAGGTTGGCGCAACATCCCGTTTGATTGAGATAGCTGAGTAG
- a CDS encoding HpcH/HpaI aldolase/citrate lyase family protein, protein MRHHLYNPDFKFVKEPEEFNKYTDRNVLQFCLGATMYMPGHKDFIDAILTHKYPGLTSMVMCFEDACKLEDVPRAEENSIHTLNVLSQKLEDGEITYADIPLLIFRVRNLEQFKHFAEQLEPRHIKVLAGFNFPKFNAENGEGYFSYLRELNNKFGEIIYGMPIIEDSTVAFKETRMEELLGIKKILDRYKPLVLNVRVGATDFSSCFGARRDVEYTIYDIMTVSDILLDILNIFTRRGDYVVSGPVWEYFKVKKSMRFQELPKINIQESLLRREPLVSAEVDGLMRELVIDKANGFIGKTIIHPSHINYVNGFLAVTKEEYEDALQVLNTSGGVIKSGTANKMNEIGPHRLWAERLVARATAYGVIENKQSYLHLFNPQM, encoded by the coding sequence ATGAGACATCATCTTTATAATCCTGATTTTAAGTTTGTGAAAGAGCCTGAGGAGTTTAATAAGTACACCGACAGAAATGTATTGCAGTTCTGTCTTGGTGCTACTATGTACATGCCAGGTCATAAAGATTTTATTGATGCAATTTTGACGCATAAGTATCCTGGGCTTACCTCTATGGTAATGTGCTTTGAGGATGCTTGTAAATTAGAGGATGTGCCAAGAGCAGAAGAGAATAGTATACATACCCTCAACGTATTGTCACAAAAACTGGAAGACGGTGAAATTACATACGCTGATATCCCCCTTCTTATTTTCCGAGTAAGAAATCTGGAACAGTTCAAGCACTTTGCAGAACAGTTGGAACCGCGTCATATTAAAGTACTCGCGGGATTCAACTTCCCGAAGTTCAATGCAGAGAATGGCGAGGGCTATTTCTCATACTTGCGAGAGCTGAACAATAAATTTGGGGAGATTATCTACGGTATGCCTATCATTGAGGATAGCACAGTAGCCTTCAAGGAAACTCGAATGGAAGAACTCCTTGGAATAAAGAAAATATTGGATAGATACAAGCCACTTGTGTTGAATGTTCGCGTCGGAGCTACTGATTTCTCTTCTTGCTTTGGTGCCCGTCGTGATGTGGAGTACACCATTTACGATATCATGACGGTTAGTGACATTTTGCTAGATATTCTGAATATTTTCACTCGTCGTGGCGATTATGTTGTTTCTGGTCCTGTCTGGGAGTATTTCAAGGTAAAAAAGAGTATGCGCTTCCAGGAACTGCCTAAGATTAACATTCAGGAATCTCTTCTGAGACGTGAGCCATTAGTCAGTGCCGAGGTGGATGGATTGATGCGTGAATTGGTGATTGATAAGGCCAATGGCTTTATTGGTAAAACAATCATCCATCCAAGCCATATTAATTATGTGAACGGATTCCTTGCTGTAACCAAGGAAGAGTATGAGGATGCCCTTCAGGTACTGAATACCTCTGGTGGTGTCATTAAGAGTGGAACTGCCAACAAGATGAACGAGATTGGTCCTCATCGTCTTTGGGCTGAACGTCTTGTGGCAAGAGCCACCGCATATGGCGTGATAGAGAACAAGCAGAGTTACCTCCACTTATTTAACCCGCAAATGTAA
- a CDS encoding fumarate hydratase C-terminal domain-containing protein, with protein sequence MIELTTPFSEGTISQLKVGDVVSITGDIFCGRDAVLPRICKELEDGTWEKRGIDLQGGVIFHTAVSPAGVGPTSSNKLEIEGSFEILSKLGGIKMHLGKGAIKPETVKMLAENNAVFSIIPPVTALLESQTLERECVAWPELGMEALFRIKVENYQAIIAAAKGRSIYE encoded by the coding sequence ATGATAGAGTTAACGACGCCTTTTAGCGAAGGAACCATAAGCCAACTAAAGGTTGGAGATGTGGTATCCATTACGGGTGACATTTTCTGTGGCCGTGATGCCGTGCTGCCACGTATTTGCAAGGAACTGGAAGATGGTACATGGGAAAAGAGAGGCATTGACCTACAAGGCGGTGTGATTTTCCATACCGCTGTAAGTCCTGCAGGTGTTGGACCAACATCCAGTAACAAACTGGAAATAGAGGGTAGTTTTGAGATACTTTCAAAATTGGGTGGCATCAAAATGCATCTGGGTAAAGGCGCCATCAAGCCGGAGACCGTCAAGATGCTGGCAGAGAACAATGCTGTCTTTTCCATTATTCCCCCCGTGACCGCCCTCTTAGAAAGCCAGACGTTGGAACGCGAATGTGTAGCATGGCCAGAACTGGGCATGGAGGCACTCTTTAGAATCAAGGTAGAAAACTATCAGGCAATCATTGCTGCAGCAAAGGGGAGGAGCATTTATGAGTAG
- a CDS encoding fumarate hydratase → MSSIINKVADCLVHAGSTFREDQKEAYRRAIANEEIESSCWVMKQVLNNALVAEKNCSPLCDDTGIPHLFLEVGKNRAVTGELLEEIKEGVRQGLRQLPGRPMAIKGDDYARIDQSGGLNEDSGALDASPILIKPVDEDVIRLTVLMLGGGPAIRGITQRVFHKHSVDVVIEEIANRAKPAVSQLGCSPCTLAIGIGRSQFEATSLMMEAMVKGDFGVQSDFEKRITDKVNEANVGPLGLGGKHSVLATFAKIGPQRASGVRIVALRPCCCFEPRRATVEL, encoded by the coding sequence ATGAGTAGTATTATTAATAAGGTAGCTGATTGCTTGGTACATGCTGGATCCACCTTCCGTGAAGACCAGAAAGAGGCATATCGTAGGGCAATTGCCAACGAAGAGATTGAGAGTTCGTGTTGGGTGATGAAGCAGGTACTGAATAATGCGCTGGTGGCAGAAAAGAACTGCAGTCCATTGTGTGATGATACGGGTATTCCACATTTGTTCCTGGAAGTTGGGAAGAATCGTGCAGTGACTGGTGAATTGTTGGAAGAGATAAAAGAGGGCGTCCGACAAGGATTGCGTCAACTTCCAGGTCGCCCTATGGCCATCAAGGGAGATGACTATGCCCGCATTGACCAGAGTGGCGGTTTGAATGAGGATAGCGGAGCCTTGGATGCTTCACCTATTCTGATAAAACCTGTTGATGAAGATGTAATCCGTCTGACAGTTCTGATGCTTGGTGGCGGTCCTGCTATCCGTGGTATCACACAACGTGTTTTCCATAAACATAGCGTGGATGTTGTGATAGAAGAGATTGCGAACCGTGCAAAGCCTGCCGTCAGTCAGTTGGGATGTTCACCTTGTACGCTGGCCATAGGTATTGGGCGCAGTCAGTTTGAGGCCACAAGCTTGATGATGGAAGCAATGGTAAAAGGGGATTTTGGTGTGCAGAGTGACTTTGAGAAAAGAATTACAGATAAGGTTAATGAAGCAAATGTTGGCCCACTTGGATTGGGTGGCAAGCATAGTGTATTGGCTACTTTCGCTAAGATTGGCCCTCAGAGAGCCAGTGGTGTAAGAATTGTGGCATTGAGGCCTTGCTGTTGTTTTGAACCCAGAAGGGCAACAGTAGAACTGTAA
- a CDS encoding MmgE/PrpD family protein, with product MNITDQFVHNVIDFSKRPFSEEVFHHARKCYLDYLGCVLGGSKQNDGKLSKLLSSGLLEKGDCTVFGTDVKLAFRDAGFVNGFNAHAMEMDDGHRYAMLHIEAPLFSAMTALYEKEQLSTDAFYKGIIVGYEVTVRVSRSLQPWHKVRGYHSTGTCATIGVAMATAMALDFDFDQTKAALTAAASSSAGLLELLHDDSEMKPYNVGRAVMDGLTAAYFGSVGYIPPVDVLGGKRGFLNIMSDTQHPEFLTIFDEKDKPSILGNFFKPYPACRHCHSTIDAALQIARDNDIAVSDIEKIKIGVYKLALMGHNHTEVNSSKSAMMSIPYGAVVSLAKKDAGLSQYKEDVVISNEIQKLLTKVEISEDEELTSLSPDIRGSKVEVQTAGRTYRKRVDYSLGEPENPMSDQDIIEKFQGLAAYAEVDNDIASTIVNKVFNGEVLVKI from the coding sequence ATGAATATCACTGATCAATTCGTTCATAATGTCATAGACTTTTCTAAACGTCCGTTTAGCGAAGAAGTTTTTCATCATGCGCGAAAATGTTATTTAGACTATTTGGGATGCGTTTTGGGAGGCAGCAAACAGAATGATGGTAAATTATCAAAACTCCTGTCGTCTGGTTTGTTGGAAAAAGGTGATTGTACTGTATTTGGCACTGACGTGAAACTTGCATTTCGCGATGCAGGTTTCGTAAATGGTTTCAATGCACATGCAATGGAAATGGATGACGGACACCGCTATGCAATGCTGCACATTGAGGCTCCATTATTTTCTGCTATGACAGCTCTCTATGAGAAAGAGCAATTAAGTACAGATGCATTCTATAAAGGGATAATCGTAGGATATGAAGTAACCGTAAGGGTATCCCGCTCATTACAGCCCTGGCACAAAGTGAGAGGTTATCATTCTACAGGAACATGTGCAACGATAGGTGTTGCCATGGCAACTGCTATGGCTCTTGACTTTGATTTTGACCAAACCAAAGCAGCCCTAACTGCCGCTGCATCAAGCTCTGCCGGATTGTTGGAATTGCTGCACGATGATTCTGAAATGAAGCCCTATAATGTTGGCCGTGCAGTAATGGATGGTTTGACGGCTGCTTATTTTGGTAGTGTTGGATATATACCTCCAGTAGATGTATTAGGAGGCAAGAGAGGCTTCCTCAATATAATGAGCGACACCCAGCACCCCGAATTCTTGACAATCTTTGATGAGAAGGACAAACCGAGTATCCTTGGTAATTTCTTTAAGCCTTATCCTGCTTGCCGTCATTGTCATTCTACGATTGACGCAGCTTTACAGATAGCAAGAGATAATGATATTGCCGTTAGCGATATTGAAAAAATTAAGATTGGTGTTTATAAGTTGGCACTTATGGGTCATAATCATACTGAAGTTAATTCTTCCAAGTCAGCTATGATGAGCATTCCATATGGTGCGGTAGTAAGTTTAGCAAAGAAAGATGCCGGTCTGTCTCAGTATAAAGAAGATGTAGTAATTTCCAATGAGATACAAAAGTTGTTGACAAAAGTTGAGATTAGTGAAGACGAAGAGTTGACTAGCCTTTCGCCGGACATTAGAGGAAGTAAGGTTGAGGTTCAGACAGCAGGAAGAACCTACAGAAAACGTGTGGATTATTCTTTGGGCGAACCTGAGAACCCCATGAGCGATCAAGATATTATTGAGAAGTTTCAGGGATTGGCTGCATATGCAGAGGTAGATAACGATATAGCCTCAACGATTGTAAATAAAGTGTTCAATGGAGAAGTTCTTGTAAAAATATAA